A single region of the Streptomyces virginiae genome encodes:
- a CDS encoding M16 family metallopeptidase yields the protein MGHTATAQAGSGGLTATEHRLANGLRVVLSEDHLTPVAAVCLWYDVGSRHEVKGRTGLAHLFEHLMFQGSASVPGNGHFELVQGAGGSLNGTTSFERTNYFETMPTHQLELALWLEADRMGSLLAALDDESMENQRDVVKNERRQRYDNVPYGTAFERLTALAYPEGHPYHHTPIGSMADLDAASLEDARAFFRTYYAPNNAVLSVVGDIDPEKTLAWVEKYFGTIPAHDGKQPPRDGSLPDIIGEQLREEIVEEVPARALMAAYRLPHDGTRECDAADVALTILGGGESSLLHNRLVRRDQTAVAAGFGMLRLAGAPSLGWLDVKTSSGVEIPAIEAAVDEELARFAAEGPTAEEMERAQAQLEREWLDRLSTVAGRADELCRFAVLFGDPQLALTAVRRVLDVTAEEVQAVAAARLRPDNRAVLVYEPLAADESDQHDDSDENEGAEQ from the coding sequence ATGGGTCACACGGCCACAGCCCAGGCCGGCTCCGGCGGCCTGACAGCGACCGAGCACCGGCTGGCCAACGGCCTACGCGTGGTGCTCTCCGAGGACCACCTGACCCCGGTCGCCGCGGTCTGCCTCTGGTACGACGTCGGCTCGCGCCACGAAGTCAAGGGACGCACCGGACTGGCTCACCTCTTCGAGCACCTGATGTTCCAGGGGTCGGCGAGCGTACCCGGCAACGGGCACTTCGAACTGGTCCAGGGCGCCGGCGGTTCCCTCAACGGCACCACCAGCTTCGAGCGCACCAACTATTTCGAGACGATGCCGACGCACCAGCTGGAGCTCGCGCTCTGGCTGGAGGCGGACCGGATGGGGTCCCTGCTGGCCGCCCTGGACGACGAGTCCATGGAGAACCAGCGCGACGTCGTCAAGAACGAGCGCCGCCAGCGGTACGACAACGTCCCCTACGGCACGGCCTTCGAGCGGCTCACCGCCCTGGCCTACCCCGAGGGTCACCCGTACCACCACACCCCGATCGGCTCCATGGCCGACCTGGACGCCGCCTCCCTGGAGGACGCGCGCGCCTTCTTCCGCACGTACTACGCGCCCAACAACGCGGTGCTGTCGGTCGTCGGCGACATCGACCCCGAGAAGACGCTCGCCTGGGTCGAGAAGTACTTCGGCACCATCCCCGCGCACGACGGCAAGCAGCCGCCCCGCGACGGCTCGCTGCCCGACATCATCGGGGAGCAGCTGCGCGAGGAGATCGTCGAGGAGGTCCCGGCGCGTGCGCTGATGGCCGCCTACCGACTGCCGCACGACGGCACCCGCGAGTGCGACGCCGCCGACGTGGCGCTGACCATCCTGGGCGGCGGCGAGTCCTCGCTGCTGCACAACCGGCTGGTGCGCCGCGACCAGACGGCCGTCGCGGCCGGCTTCGGCATGCTGCGCCTGGCCGGGGCGCCCTCCCTGGGCTGGCTGGACGTCAAGACCTCCAGCGGGGTCGAGATCCCCGCCATCGAGGCGGCCGTGGACGAGGAGCTCGCGCGGTTCGCCGCCGAGGGCCCGACGGCCGAGGAGATGGAGCGCGCCCAGGCGCAGCTGGAGCGCGAGTGGCTGGACCGGCTGAGCACGGTGGCCGGCCGCGCCGACGAACTGTGCCGCTTCGCGGTGCTGTTCGGCGACCCGCAGCTGGCGCTGACCGCCGTCCGGCGCGTCCTCGACGTCACCGCCGAGGAGGTGCAGGCCGTGGCCGCGGCCCGACTGCGCCCGGACAACCGCGCCGTGCTCGTCTACGAGCCGCTCGCGGCCGACGAGTCCGACCAGCACGACGACTCCGACGAGAACGAGGGGGCGGAGCAGTGA
- a CDS encoding M23 family metallopeptidase, translating to MAFGSRPAGTGKHRGSSRLSKKTAGYAGIAAIATTGVVGSLAAPAFAADNHSSTIGQDNGLGAVVVAEDLAGDIAEQAESQHRVAEQDAAKAQAEADAKQRAAEAKRMAEAKAKAEREAAERAAREEERKRLNTFVAPVDGSYVSTQYHAGGGMWSSGSHTGIDFHAASGTSVHAVGLGTVVEAGWGGAYGNNVVIKHNDGTYTQYGHMTSLNVSVGEQVTPGQQIGLSGSTGNSSGPHLHFEARTGSQYGSDIDPIAYLRSHGVSL from the coding sequence ATGGCGTTTGGCAGTCGTCCCGCTGGTACCGGTAAGCACCGTGGCTCCAGCCGTCTGAGCAAGAAGACCGCCGGTTACGCCGGTATCGCCGCGATCGCCACCACGGGTGTCGTCGGCTCCCTCGCCGCCCCGGCCTTCGCCGCGGACAACCACAGCAGCACCATCGGCCAGGACAACGGCCTCGGTGCCGTCGTCGTCGCCGAGGACCTTGCGGGTGACATCGCCGAACAGGCCGAGTCCCAGCACCGCGTCGCCGAGCAGGACGCCGCCAAGGCGCAGGCCGAGGCCGACGCGAAGCAGCGGGCCGCCGAGGCCAAGCGCATGGCCGAGGCCAAGGCGAAGGCCGAGCGCGAGGCCGCCGAGCGCGCCGCCCGCGAGGAGGAGCGCAAGCGCCTCAACACCTTCGTCGCCCCGGTGGACGGCTCGTACGTCAGCACGCAGTACCACGCGGGCGGCGGCATGTGGTCCTCCGGCAGCCACACGGGCATCGACTTCCACGCCGCCTCCGGCACCTCGGTCCACGCGGTGGGCCTGGGTACCGTCGTCGAGGCCGGCTGGGGTGGCGCGTACGGCAACAACGTCGTCATCAAGCACAACGACGGCACCTACACCCAGTACGGCCACATGACCTCGCTGAACGTCTCCGTCGGCGAGCAGGTCACCCCGGGTCAGCAGATCGGCCTGTCGGGCTCCACCGGCAACTCCAGCGGCCCGCACCTGCACTTCGAGGCCCGCACCGGCTCGCAGTACGGCTCGGACATCGACCCGATCGCGTACCTGCGCTCGCACGGCGTCAGCCTCTGA
- a CDS encoding HPr family phosphocarrier protein, protein MAERRVNVGWAEGLHARPASIFVRATTASGVPVTIAKSGGDPVNAASMLAVLGLGAQGGEEIVLASEAEGADAALDRLAKLVAEGLEELPETV, encoded by the coding sequence ATGGCAGAGCGCCGCGTCAACGTCGGCTGGGCCGAGGGCCTGCACGCTCGTCCCGCCTCGATCTTCGTCCGTGCGACGACCGCTTCCGGCGTCCCGGTGACCATCGCGAAGTCCGGCGGCGACCCCGTCAACGCCGCCTCCATGCTGGCGGTCCTGGGCCTGGGCGCCCAGGGCGGCGAGGAGATCGTCCTCGCCTCCGAGGCCGAGGGTGCGGACGCCGCGCTCGACCGCCTCGCGAAGCTGGTCGCCGAGGGTCTCGAGGAGCTCCCCGAGACCGTCTGA
- a CDS encoding GntR family transcriptional regulator, protein MRIPAHAVCTAIRDDIVSGVFEPGGRLTEEVLARRYGVSRVPVREALRTLESEGFVTTRRHAGACVAEPTEQEAADLLELRMLLEPLAAARAARRRTDAHLKVLRGLVRLGQERARRGQGEDLRSLGGWFHETLAQASGSPGLISLLTQMRHKIAWMYVVEAPARPVESWAEHGAVVDAVARGDAERARALTAIHADRAAGAHRLRLRPTVSTSQPAVNMSSGRH, encoded by the coding sequence TTGCGTATTCCTGCGCACGCGGTATGCACAGCAATCCGCGACGACATCGTCTCCGGGGTGTTCGAGCCGGGCGGCCGGTTGACCGAGGAGGTGCTGGCCCGCCGGTACGGGGTCTCGCGCGTCCCGGTGCGTGAGGCCCTGCGGACCCTGGAGTCCGAGGGGTTCGTGACCACGCGGCGCCACGCGGGGGCGTGCGTGGCCGAGCCGACCGAGCAGGAGGCCGCGGACCTGCTGGAGCTGCGGATGCTCCTGGAGCCGCTGGCCGCCGCGCGGGCGGCCCGACGGCGCACCGACGCGCACCTCAAGGTGCTGCGCGGACTGGTCAGGCTGGGGCAGGAGCGCGCCAGGCGGGGCCAAGGGGAGGATCTGCGGTCCCTGGGCGGCTGGTTCCACGAGACGCTCGCCCAGGCCTCCGGCAGCCCCGGGCTGATCTCGCTGCTTACGCAGATGCGGCACAAGATCGCGTGGATGTACGTGGTGGAGGCTCCGGCCCGGCCCGTGGAGTCCTGGGCGGAGCACGGGGCGGTCGTGGACGCGGTGGCGCGCGGCGACGCCGAGCGGGCGCGGGCGCTGACCGCGATCCACGCGGACCGGGCGGCGGGGGCGCACCGGCTGCGGCTCCGTCCGACGGTGAGTACTTCGCAACCTGCCGTAAACATGTCGAGCGGTCGGCATTAA
- a CDS encoding DNA gyrase/topoisomerase IV subunit A, whose translation MARRSTKTPPPEDFEEKILDIDVVDEMQGSFLEYAYSVIYSRALPDARDGMKPVHRRIVYQMNEMGLRPDRGYVKCARVVGEVMGKLHPHGDASIYDALVRMAQPFSMRLPLVDGHGNFGSLGNDDPPAAMRYTECKMADATSLMTESIDEDTVDFTANYDGQEREPVALPAAYPNLLVNGASGIAVGMATNMPPHNLGEVIAAARHLIRYPQADLEALMRFVPGPDLPTGGRIVGLSGIKDAYENGRGTFKIRATVAVEDVTARRKGLVVTELPFTVGPEKVIAKIKDLVGSKRLQGIADVKDLTDRSHGLRLVIEIKNGFHPEAVLEQLYKLTPMEESFGINNVALVDGQPLTLGLKELLEVYLDHRFEVVRRRSEFRRTKRRDRLHLVEGLLVALLDIDEVIRLIRDSDNSAQAKTRLMERFSLSEVQTQYILDTPLRRLTRFDRIELESERDRLTGEIDELTGILESDSELRKLVSAELASVAKKFGTERRTVLLESAGTAVAAVPLEVADDPCRVLLSSTGLLARTANGEALPEEEGGARAKHDLIVSQVAATARADVGAVTSYGRLLRLSVIDLPQLPDTHAAPNLAGGAPVSEFLSGLEADEKVICLTSLDESSQGLALGTEQGVVKRVVPDYPANKDELEVITLKEGDRIVGAVELRTGEEDLVFITDDAQLLRYPAGQVRPQGRPAGGMAGIKLAENAKVIHFSAVDPAREAVVFTVAGSHGTLDDSVTSGKVTPFDQYPRKGRATGGVRCQRFLKGEDVLVLAWAGGAPVRAAAANGTPAELPAVDPRRDGSGAALPTAVAALAGAAL comes from the coding sequence ATGGCCCGCCGCAGCACGAAGACCCCGCCGCCGGAGGATTTCGAGGAGAAGATCCTCGACATCGACGTCGTCGACGAAATGCAGGGCTCCTTCCTCGAGTACGCGTACTCGGTGATCTACTCCCGTGCCCTGCCCGACGCCCGGGACGGCATGAAGCCGGTGCACCGGCGCATCGTCTACCAGATGAACGAGATGGGCCTGCGTCCCGACCGCGGGTACGTGAAGTGCGCCCGTGTCGTCGGCGAGGTCATGGGCAAGCTCCACCCGCACGGTGACGCGTCCATCTACGACGCCCTCGTGCGCATGGCCCAGCCCTTCTCCATGCGGCTGCCGCTGGTCGACGGCCACGGCAACTTCGGCTCGCTCGGCAACGACGACCCGCCGGCCGCGATGCGTTACACCGAGTGCAAGATGGCCGATGCCACGTCGCTGATGACGGAGTCGATCGACGAGGACACCGTCGACTTCACCGCCAACTACGACGGCCAGGAGCGGGAGCCGGTCGCGCTGCCCGCCGCGTACCCGAACCTGCTGGTCAACGGCGCGTCCGGAATCGCCGTCGGCATGGCCACCAACATGCCCCCGCACAACCTCGGCGAGGTCATCGCGGCAGCCCGTCACCTGATCCGGTACCCGCAGGCGGACCTGGAGGCGCTGATGCGCTTCGTGCCGGGCCCCGACCTGCCGACGGGCGGCCGGATCGTCGGGCTCTCGGGCATCAAGGACGCCTACGAGAACGGGCGGGGCACCTTCAAGATCCGCGCGACGGTGGCCGTGGAGGACGTGACGGCGCGCCGCAAGGGCCTGGTCGTCACCGAACTGCCCTTCACGGTCGGCCCCGAGAAGGTCATCGCGAAGATCAAGGACCTGGTCGGCTCGAAGAGGCTCCAGGGCATCGCCGACGTCAAGGACCTCACCGACCGCTCGCACGGCCTGCGCCTGGTCATCGAGATCAAGAACGGCTTCCACCCGGAGGCCGTGCTGGAGCAGCTCTACAAGCTGACGCCGATGGAGGAGTCCTTCGGCATCAACAACGTGGCGCTGGTGGACGGGCAGCCCCTGACGCTGGGCCTCAAGGAGCTGCTGGAGGTCTATCTCGACCACCGCTTCGAGGTCGTCCGCAGGCGCAGCGAGTTCCGCCGCACCAAGCGCCGCGACCGGCTGCACCTGGTCGAGGGCCTGCTGGTGGCGCTCCTCGACATCGACGAGGTCATCCGGCTCATCCGGGACAGCGACAACTCGGCGCAGGCCAAGACCCGGCTGATGGAGCGGTTCTCGCTGAGCGAGGTCCAGACCCAGTACATCCTGGACACCCCGCTGCGCCGGCTCACCCGCTTCGACCGGATCGAGCTGGAGTCCGAGCGCGACCGGCTGACCGGCGAGATCGACGAGCTGACCGGGATCCTGGAGTCGGACAGCGAGTTGCGCAAGCTGGTCTCCGCGGAACTGGCGTCCGTCGCGAAGAAGTTCGGCACCGAGCGCCGTACGGTGCTGCTGGAGTCCGCGGGCACCGCGGTGGCGGCCGTTCCGCTGGAGGTCGCGGACGACCCGTGCCGGGTGCTGCTGTCCTCGACGGGCCTGCTGGCGCGTACGGCGAACGGCGAGGCGCTGCCGGAGGAGGAGGGCGGCGCCCGGGCCAAGCACGACCTGATCGTCTCGCAGGTCGCGGCGACGGCCCGGGCCGATGTCGGCGCGGTCACCTCGTACGGGCGCCTGCTGCGGCTGTCGGTGATCGACCTGCCGCAGCTGCCGGACACGCACGCCGCGCCGAACCTGGCGGGCGGCGCCCCGGTCTCGGAGTTCCTCTCCGGGCTGGAGGCGGACGAGAAGGTGATCTGCCTGACCTCGCTGGACGAGTCCTCGCAGGGCCTCGCGCTGGGCACCGAGCAGGGCGTGGTCAAGCGCGTCGTGCCGGACTACCCGGCGAACAAGGACGAGCTGGAGGTCATCACCCTCAAGGAGGGCGACCGGATCGTCGGCGCGGTCGAGCTGCGCACGGGTGAGGAGGACCTGGTCTTCATCACCGACGACGCCCAGCTGCTGCGCTACCCGGCGGGCCAGGTCCGCCCGCAGGGCCGCCCGGCGGGCGGTATGGCGGGCATCAAGCTCGCCGAGAACGCCAAGGTGATCCACTTCTCGGCCGTGGACCCGGCGCGGGAGGCGGTGGTCTTCACGGTGGCGGGCTCGCACGGCACCCTGGACGACTCGGTGACCTCCGGGAAGGTGACCCCCTTCGACCAGTACCCGCGCAAGGGCCGCGCCACGGGTGGCGTGCGCTGCCAGCGGTTCCTGAAGGGCGAGGACGTGCTGGTCCTGGCCTGGGCGGGCGGTGCCCCCGTCCGCGCGGCGGCGGCGAACGGCACGCCGGCCGAACTGCCGGCCGTGGACCCGCGCCGGGACGGCTCCGGGGCCGCGCTGCCGACGGCGGTCGCGGCACTGGCGGGGGCCGCGCTGTAG
- a CDS encoding M16 family metallopeptidase has protein sequence MTFHPRPQAGEPQPWAFPAPDRGQLSNGLTLLRCHRPGQQVVAVEVNLAAPLDAEPEGLDGVATIMARAFSEGTDKHSAEEFAAELERCGATLDAHADHPGLRVSLEVPASRLPKALGLLAEALRAPAFADAEVDRLVRNRLDEIPHELANPQRRAAKELSKELFPASLRMSRPRQGTEETVARIDSAAVRAFYEAHVRPATATAVVVGDLTGIDLDAVLADTLGAWTGNTAAALPVPPVTADDTGRVVIVDRPGAVQTQLLIGRIGADRHDRLWAAQVLGTYCLGGTLTSRLDKVLREEKGYTYGVRAFGQVLRSTADGKGASMLAISGSVDTPNTGPALEDLWKVLRTLAEGGLTDAERDVAVQNLVGVAPLKFETAASVAGTLADQVEQELPDDYQSHLYAQLAETGTVEATTAVVKAFPADRLVTVLVGDAALIEEPVRALGIGEVTVVSN, from the coding sequence ATGACCTTCCACCCGCGACCGCAGGCCGGCGAGCCGCAGCCGTGGGCCTTCCCGGCCCCCGACCGCGGGCAGCTGTCCAACGGGCTGACCCTGCTGCGCTGCCACCGGCCGGGCCAGCAGGTCGTCGCGGTCGAGGTCAACCTCGCCGCCCCGCTGGACGCCGAGCCCGAGGGCCTGGACGGCGTGGCGACCATCATGGCGCGGGCGTTCTCCGAGGGCACCGACAAGCACTCCGCCGAGGAGTTCGCGGCCGAGCTGGAGCGCTGCGGCGCCACCCTCGACGCGCACGCCGACCACCCGGGCCTGCGGGTCTCGCTGGAGGTCCCGGCCTCCCGGCTGCCCAAGGCGCTCGGTCTGCTCGCCGAGGCGCTGCGCGCCCCGGCGTTCGCCGACGCCGAGGTCGACCGGCTGGTGCGCAACCGGCTCGACGAGATCCCGCACGAGCTGGCCAACCCGCAGCGCCGCGCCGCCAAGGAGCTCTCCAAGGAGCTCTTCCCGGCGTCCCTGCGCATGTCGCGGCCGCGCCAGGGCACCGAGGAGACGGTCGCCCGGATCGACTCCGCCGCCGTGCGCGCCTTCTACGAGGCCCACGTACGCCCCGCCACCGCCACCGCGGTGGTCGTCGGCGACCTGACCGGCATCGACCTGGACGCCGTACTCGCGGACACCCTGGGCGCCTGGACGGGCAACACCGCCGCCGCCCTCCCGGTGCCGCCGGTGACCGCCGACGACACCGGCCGCGTGGTCATCGTGGACCGGCCGGGCGCGGTCCAGACGCAGCTGCTCATCGGCCGGATCGGGGCGGACCGCCACGACCGGCTGTGGGCGGCCCAGGTGCTCGGCACGTACTGCCTGGGCGGCACCCTCACCTCGCGCCTGGACAAGGTGCTGCGCGAGGAGAAGGGGTACACCTACGGCGTGCGCGCCTTCGGCCAGGTGCTGCGCTCCACCGCGGACGGCAAGGGCGCCTCGATGCTCGCCATCAGCGGCTCGGTGGACACCCCGAACACCGGACCGGCGCTCGAGGACCTCTGGAAGGTCCTGCGCACCCTCGCCGAGGGCGGTCTGACCGACGCCGAACGCGATGTCGCCGTGCAGAACTTGGTGGGCGTGGCCCCGCTGAAGTTCGAGACGGCCGCCTCGGTCGCGGGCACCCTCGCCGACCAGGTCGAGCAGGAACTGCCGGACGACTACCAGTCGCATCTGTACGCCCAGCTCGCCGAGACGGGCACGGTGGAGGCCACCACGGCGGTCGTCAAGGCCTTCCCCGCGGACCGGCTGGTCACCGTCCTCGTGGGCGACGCGGCGCTGATCGAGGAGCCCGTGCGGGCCCTCGGGATCGGCGAGGTCACGGTCGTCTCCAACTGA